The segment TCGGGATCAGCATGTTGATCGGAACGCTTTCGGGATGCTCCGGCAGGTTGGCCAGCGTCACCAGCATGTCGATCCGGTCCACCGGCTCTTCGCCCATGCCGACAATGCCGCCGCAACAGACCTTAATGCCGCTGTCGCGGACATTGGCGAGCGTATCCAGCCGGTCGGCAAACGTGCGGGTCGAGATGATCTCTGAGTAATAGCGCTCGGAGGTGTCGATGTTGTGGTTGTAGTAGTCGAGACCGGCCTGTTTCAGACGAGCGGCCTGCTCAAGATCGAGCATGCCGAGCGTCATGCAGGTCTCCATGCCGAGTGCCTTGACACCCTCGACCATCGCCACCACCGCGTCCATGTCGCGCGCCTTCGGGTTTCGCCAGGCCGCGCCCATGCAATAGCGGGTGGCGCCGGCATCGCGTGCCTTGGTCGCCTCGGCGATGACGCGCCGGACCTCCATCAGCTTTGACGCCTTCAACCCGCTTTCGTGATGTGCCGATTGGCTGCAATAGCCGCAATCCTCCGGGCATCCGCCGGTCTTGATGCTGAGAAGCCGGCTCAGCTGGACCTTGTTGGGATCGAAGTTCTGCCGGTGAACGGTCTGCGCCTGAAACAAAAGGTCGTTGAATGGCGCGTCGTGGAGCGCTTGGGCTTCCGCTCGCGTCCAAGGGGGAAGCGCCCAACCGATTGGATCCGAGGTCAGGTCTGGGCTGAGTTCGTTCATAAGGTCTTGTTCTCCATAATCTTCCGTCCTTGACCTGGAGCGTTGCAGTGGATGCTGAAGACAAGGCGCATGCCAGCGGGAAGTCTTCTATCGAAACGCGACTGGTGGCGCTCTTGAGCGGACTCTCCAACTGCTGCCCGCAGGCTCAACTCACGTCATCCGTGGGGATTACGGTTTCCGTTATTTTACTCTGAGCACAGGAATGCTCCTTTCTGATCGCGTCGCAGGATTCGGTGAAGGCGACGTCCAGGAGATAACTCAGAAGTTCCAGCCCGTGAGAGGCCGCCAACTGGCGCATCTCGTCGAGTCGGCAGATGATGACGCCAAGGACTGCGACGCGGCTTTCTGTGCCTTGCTGGTCCGTCCCTCCCGCCTCCGTTGTTGAAGCGTGTCGCCTGGCGCCGAGAAGGCTTGCGTCGGCTGTTGGTGGAACCGGGGACGTGCTGACGCAGGTTAGCCTGCGACCAAAGGAGTTCCTGCGATCCCGGTTCATGTCCTCTCCATCAGTTCAGATGCCTGTTGCAATTTCGGTCGGCCGGCATGTCGAGACCAATGTCGAGAATGGGCGCGCTGTGGGTAAGCCAGCCGACCGATATGAGGTCGACGCCGGTCGCCGCAATTGCCGGGGCGCTCGCCCGCGTCACCCGGCCCGAAGCCTCGGTGATCGCGCGGCCACCGACCATAGCCACAGCCTGCGCAAGGTCCTCGACCGACATGTTGTCGAGGAGCACGGCGTCGACGCCCGCTGTAAGCGCGATCTCCAACTGGTCCAGCCTGTCGACCTCGACCTCGATCTTGACCATGTGACCGATGGCGCGGCGCGCCCGCTCGATTGCGGTGCGGATATCGCCGGCAATGGCGATGTGGTTGTCCTTGATCAGCACGGCGTCGTCGAGCGCGAAGCGGTGATTGGCACCGCCGCCCGCTCGTACCGCATACTTTTCCAGGACACGCAGGCCGGGCGTCGTTTTGCGTGTGCACACGATTTTTGCGTTATGGCCCCTCACCGCGTTTACGAGCGTAGCCGTTGCCGTCGCGATGCCGCTGAGTTTGCATAAGAAATTGAGCGCCGTCCGCTCCGCCGTCAGCAGGCTGCGCGCCGGCCCGTTTACGATCGCGATGGTCTGGCCGGCCGAAACCTTGCCGCCCTCAGGACACCGCAGCTGGATGCTGATCCCGGGATCGACCAGCAGGAAGGCAAACATGACCAAGTCGAGCCCGGCAACAACGCCTGCCTGCCGGGCATTCAACGCCAGCGTCGCTTTGCAATCGGCGGGGATGATCGCATCGCTCGTGATGTCGCCGGCTCTGCCCAGGTCTTCAAGCAGGGCAGAACGCACGATGGGCTCCATGATGATCTGGGGAAGTGGTGCAAGTGAAGTCATGTCAACGGCTCCGTTCGGATGCTTGCCATCTGAGCGTGACGGCATTCTCAAAAGCTGTGCAGAGCGTCAATCGTGAGGGGAGGGCGGCGGCATCGCGCCCGGGGAAATCGGATCGAAAGTGGGAGCCGCGGCTCTCCTCGCGCCGAAGGGCGGCGATCGCCATCAACAATGCCACCAGGGCCGGATCGGCCGCGGCCGTCTCGCAAACAGAGATCGGCAGCAGTGTCGCGACCGTGTCGCACAATGATTTCCCATTCCGAACAATGCCAAGCGCATTGGACACAATCGGGCGAATAGGTGAAGGGTCGGGCCGGATGGGAACAGTTGCCGGAAGCCTAGGCCACTGCCCACCCGCAGAGGTAGCTGCGACGCTTTCAGCCACCCAGGCGGCGGTTGCAACCGCTTCGGTCAGCGAGTTGCTGGCAAGCCGGTTGGCGCCATGCAGTCCTGTGCATGCGACTTCGCCACAGGCCCACAGGCCGCTAACGGAAGTTCGCCCCTCGGCGTCAACGGCCACGCCGCCCATGTGATAGTGAGCAGCGGGCCGCACGGGAATGGGTTCCACCGCCGGATCGATGCCGGCATGCTTGCAAATAGCGTCGATTGCCGGAAAGCGTCTTGCGAATTTCTGCCCGAGACAATGTCGGGCATCGAGATAGACGCCATGCCCGGCTGCGAGCTGATCGGAGATCGCCCGCGCGACCACATCGCGCGATGCGAGTTCTGCCCCGGGCGTGTCTGCCAGGAAGCGATGGCCGTGCTCATCGATCAGCACCGCGCCTTCGCCACGCACTGCTTCGCTGACAAGCGGCATTGGCCGGCGCGCAATGTCGAGGGCCGTCGGGTGGAATTGCACGAATTCGAGATCGGCTAGTTCCGCTCCAGCACAGGCTGCCAGCGCCAGGCCGTGCCCGAATGAGGAGAGCGGATTGGTTGTATCGCAAAACAGGCCGCCTATCCCACCGGTCGCCAGCACCACGCGGCG is part of the Mesorhizobium sp. L-2-11 genome and harbors:
- a CDS encoding L-aspartate oxidase produces the protein MTADIHHIGGAPVIIGAGIAGLMTALHLAPQPVVLLSRTSLGTEGSSILAQGGLAASLGEDDSPDLHLADTLAAGDGLCDEQMARRVVEAAPQAVENLIRLGTPFDRSLDGRLQLGLEAAHSRRRIVHAAGDATGRELFRALLGVARRTRSITIMEGMTALRLVVAEGSIVGLLTVLHGAVFALPTRRVVLATGGIGGLFCDTTNPLSSFGHGLALAACAGAELADLEFVQFHPTALDIARRPMPLVSEAVRGEGAVLIDEHGHRFLADTPGAELASRDVVARAISDQLAAGHGVYLDARHCLGQKFARRFPAIDAICKHAGIDPAVEPIPVRPAAHYHMGGVAVDAEGRTSVSGLWACGEVACTGLHGANRLASNSLTEAVATAAWVAESVAATSAGGQWPRLPATVPIRPDPSPIRPIVSNALGIVRNGKSLCDTVATLLPISVCETAAADPALVALLMAIAALRREESRGSHFRSDFPGRDAAALPSRLTLCTAFENAVTLRWQASERSR
- the bioB gene encoding biotin synthase BioB codes for the protein MNELSPDLTSDPIGWALPPWTRAEAQALHDAPFNDLLFQAQTVHRQNFDPNKVQLSRLLSIKTGGCPEDCGYCSQSAHHESGLKASKLMEVRRVIAEATKARDAGATRYCMGAAWRNPKARDMDAVVAMVEGVKALGMETCMTLGMLDLEQAARLKQAGLDYYNHNIDTSERYYSEIISTRTFADRLDTLANVRDSGIKVCCGGIVGMGEEPVDRIDMLVTLANLPEHPESVPINMLIPIEGTPLAEAKPIEPIEFVRVIALARIMMPKSHVRLSAGRTAMTDEMQALCFFAGANSIFVGDTLLTADNPGEDKDTLLFQRLGIEPMEIGTQ
- the nadC gene encoding carboxylating nicotinate-nucleotide diphosphorylase, yielding MTSLAPLPQIIMEPIVRSALLEDLGRAGDITSDAIIPADCKATLALNARQAGVVAGLDLVMFAFLLVDPGISIQLRCPEGGKVSAGQTIAIVNGPARSLLTAERTALNFLCKLSGIATATATLVNAVRGHNAKIVCTRKTTPGLRVLEKYAVRAGGGANHRFALDDAVLIKDNHIAIAGDIRTAIERARRAIGHMVKIEVEVDRLDQLEIALTAGVDAVLLDNMSVEDLAQAVAMVGGRAITEASGRVTRASAPAIAATGVDLISVGWLTHSAPILDIGLDMPADRNCNRHLN